One window from the genome of Aminivibrio pyruvatiphilus encodes:
- a CDS encoding antitoxin MazE family protein produces MRPIQIWVPDTKRPEFVRECRRQSLLLQNDVQEREVLDFIAAASDTEGWE; encoded by the coding sequence ATGCGGCCCATACAGATTTGGGTCCCTGACACAAAGAGGCCGGAATTTGTCCGGGAATGCCGCCGTCAATCCCTGTTGCTTCAGAACGATGTTCAGGAACGGGAGGTTTTGGACTTTATCGCCGCCGCATCGGACACTGAGGGCTGGGAATGA